The Thalassoroseus pseudoceratinae genome has a segment encoding these proteins:
- a CDS encoding tetratricopeptide repeat protein produces the protein MPSPQQLEAMLESDPDDVFLRYALAMAHRSAGDHEQAIQVFDDVLERDAEHVPSYFQKAQTLAELKKVDEARAVINDGIKVADRVNDAHAAGEMREFLALL, from the coding sequence ATGCCCAGCCCGCAACAATTGGAAGCGATGTTGGAGTCCGATCCGGACGACGTCTTCCTGCGATATGCATTGGCGATGGCGCATCGTAGCGCCGGCGATCACGAGCAAGCCATCCAAGTTTTCGATGACGTGCTCGAACGCGATGCCGAACACGTGCCGTCGTATTTTCAGAAAGCGCAGACGCTCGCCGAACTCAAGAAGGTTGACGAGGCGCGGGCGGTGATCAATGACGGCATCAAAGTCGCCGACCGTGTCAACGACGCCCACGCCGCGGGAGAAATGCGTGAGTTTCTGGCGCTGCTGTAA
- a CDS encoding Hsp20/alpha crystallin family protein yields the protein MVTEDPQADGPLGSSVEKLRSEMDKWIEVVRSSGSRAWETLKPRNVDHRFIASADLVETTEDVRVFLDIPGVDPRTLEVNLTGNMLSVKGIKSPSPSGEGQVTHLDERAVGSFSRALPLPAPVDPEQVSAEVNDGVLTIVLMKSERAKPHQIQVQVGNQGSSVSLGSGN from the coding sequence ATGGTGACGGAAGACCCCCAAGCCGACGGCCCTCTGGGGAGTTCGGTCGAAAAATTGCGATCTGAAATGGACAAGTGGATTGAAGTGGTGCGAAGCTCCGGTTCCCGGGCGTGGGAAACACTGAAACCGCGAAACGTCGATCATCGGTTTATCGCTAGTGCGGACTTGGTCGAGACAACCGAAGACGTGCGTGTGTTTCTGGATATTCCCGGCGTCGATCCGCGAACGCTGGAAGTCAATTTGACGGGCAACATGCTCTCAGTCAAAGGCATCAAGTCACCTTCCCCAAGTGGTGAAGGTCAGGTGACACACCTCGATGAGCGGGCGGTCGGAAGTTTCTCCCGCGCACTGCCTCTGCCCGCACCCGTAGACCCGGAACAGGTTTCCGCCGAGGTCAACGATGGTGTGCTGACGATTGTCTTGATGAAATCCGAACGGGCCAAACCACACCAGATTCAAGTTCAAGTCGGCAACCAAGGCAGTTCGGTTTCCCTCGGTTCCGGTAACTAA
- a CDS encoding NosD domain-containing protein, giving the protein MRKNTYTLIPCLLVISVLTGTMLWPDSTKPIVLSGARTVIDAADYKTLQAALDAVPEEGGLVRLPPGRFELSEPLRIERSDIHIKGAGTSTQLVNTNQDGQPTILVAHPTRKEVAKKDRLWRVQISDLRVVGQEKSGHGILAEFVNEIYLEGVTVSEHGGDGIRLDFCYEDPRVCDCLITYNKKVGLNLIGCHDIVVSANHFEENQDAVRCADGYNLCMNGNNLDDHLRHGVVVENTYGSVVSGNMIEECNGTGIILDRDCYGDTLSANVIAHNGSGIDLKDGHGCAVSANTFTINKDFGLRISPNSGRITVTGNSFSNSYIGDDKVRRAENDLAAGGLILEKTREITITGNGFSSVRPKAIAVTEPTENILVDGNVFTDVEAELNKLSPNATGNNLVSE; this is encoded by the coding sequence ATGAGGAAGAACACTTACACGCTGATCCCGTGTCTTTTGGTCATTTCCGTGCTGACCGGCACGATGCTCTGGCCAGACTCCACGAAACCGATCGTTCTATCTGGTGCACGGACGGTCATCGACGCCGCCGATTACAAGACTCTTCAAGCTGCCCTCGATGCCGTTCCGGAAGAAGGCGGTCTTGTTCGTCTTCCACCAGGGCGATTCGAGCTTTCCGAACCGCTGCGAATCGAACGAAGTGACATTCACATCAAAGGTGCCGGAACGTCCACTCAGCTTGTGAACACCAACCAAGATGGTCAGCCCACGATTCTGGTCGCTCATCCCACGCGGAAGGAAGTCGCGAAAAAAGACCGGCTATGGCGAGTGCAAATCAGCGATCTCCGTGTTGTCGGACAAGAAAAGAGTGGGCATGGCATTTTGGCGGAGTTCGTGAACGAGATTTATCTCGAAGGCGTGACCGTGAGTGAGCACGGCGGCGATGGCATTCGGCTCGACTTCTGCTATGAAGACCCACGCGTGTGTGACTGTTTGATCACGTACAACAAGAAAGTCGGCCTCAATTTGATCGGCTGCCACGACATTGTCGTTTCCGCCAACCACTTCGAAGAAAACCAAGATGCCGTGCGATGCGCAGATGGCTACAACCTCTGCATGAACGGAAACAACCTGGACGACCATCTCCGCCACGGTGTTGTTGTGGAAAATACCTATGGTTCCGTGGTTTCCGGAAACATGATTGAGGAATGCAACGGCACGGGCATTATCCTGGATCGCGACTGTTACGGAGACACCCTGAGCGCGAATGTGATCGCTCACAACGGTTCCGGAATCGATCTGAAAGACGGCCACGGGTGTGCTGTCAGTGCGAACACCTTCACGATCAACAAGGATTTTGGTCTGCGGATCAGCCCGAATAGCGGGCGAATCACCGTCACCGGCAACAGTTTTTCTAACAGTTACATTGGCGACGACAAAGTTCGCCGAGCCGAGAATGATCTGGCGGCCGGCGGCTTGATTCTCGAAAAGACCCGCGAGATTACCATCACGGGCAACGGTTTCTCTTCCGTCCGACCGAAAGCAATTGCTGTCACGGAGCCAACGGAAAACATCTTGGTTGACGGCAACGTGTTCACGGATGTGGAAGCGGAACTCAACAAACTTTCGCCGAACGCAACCGGCAACAATCTCGTCTCCGAATGA
- a CDS encoding TolC family protein: MMDRRLGRPSRALLLLTCFAVGCAQMKGIPERYLALRDSELEYYREVATEVDFPTHVETFEDDPLAGSEAPLRITNPERREVRDITLSEAIHTALASSEIIRDQGSFFSPNNTLLRNTVSAPSVYDPALSETGVLFGNRGVEAALADFDAQLTSSLTWSRNEQVQNNLFTSGGLRPGQTLAEEGAQFQTRIQKTLANGGILAVQHDVSYSGNNVPSRLFPSVFTGQVSTEYRQPLLAGHGMEYTRIAGPISQAIRGVVGVNQGVVISRINTSISIADFQLAVRNLLKDVEDSYWNLALAYRTWDAEVVSRDAALGTWRTLRADLEAGRRSITDEAQAQETYFDARARAESALAELYSTEARLRRLLNLPPGDGTILRPIDTPTTAEIVPNWDISLAEALTNRVELRRQKWQLKSFELSLQAARSVARPRFDFVSSYQVNMFGDQLFGSMDDDSGDTMQGLNSAYETLTQGDQTGWTLGFEFFVPIGLRLAKTQVRNQELQVAKARAALAAQELEVSHELAEAFRRLDRAYRTARTNFNRREASRKRLAATRASYDAGRQETTVDLLLRAQTAVAQSEVAYFRSLIEYNQAIAEMHYRKGTLLMQNNVQLAEGGWDPQAYTMALRQAWARTHAFEADPLLHSTPEPFATGETQEMMPFTPTEAMQPTLDELLAPLPPEVGPIPKEDFQLDNPAPLAPAPEPESDDREEELINWTLPVPSTEGEQHESLFAKPGTARLGTE; encoded by the coding sequence ATGATGGATCGTCGGCTGGGCCGACCTTCTCGGGCACTTTTGTTACTAACGTGTTTTGCCGTTGGTTGTGCCCAAATGAAGGGAATTCCTGAGCGATACCTCGCCCTCCGCGATAGCGAGCTGGAGTACTACCGTGAGGTCGCGACGGAAGTCGATTTTCCAACACACGTTGAGACGTTCGAAGACGACCCGCTTGCCGGTTCGGAAGCTCCGTTACGCATCACGAATCCGGAACGACGGGAAGTTCGCGATATCACCTTGAGTGAAGCAATCCATACGGCATTGGCTTCGAGTGAAATTATTCGGGATCAAGGCTCGTTCTTCTCACCCAATAATACGCTTCTGCGAAACACAGTCAGTGCGCCGAGTGTGTACGATCCGGCGCTGAGCGAGACCGGTGTTCTGTTCGGAAACCGCGGCGTTGAGGCGGCGTTGGCTGATTTCGACGCTCAATTGACGAGCAGTTTGACTTGGAGTCGAAACGAACAGGTACAGAACAATCTGTTCACATCGGGCGGTTTGCGTCCGGGGCAGACACTCGCGGAAGAAGGCGCCCAGTTTCAGACTCGAATTCAGAAAACGTTGGCCAACGGCGGGATTCTTGCGGTCCAGCATGACGTGAGCTACTCGGGGAACAATGTGCCCTCGCGGTTGTTTCCGTCGGTGTTCACGGGGCAGGTTTCGACGGAATACCGTCAGCCGCTGCTGGCCGGACACGGTATGGAGTACACGCGGATTGCCGGTCCGATCTCGCAAGCGATTCGTGGCGTTGTTGGGGTGAACCAAGGGGTCGTGATTTCGCGGATCAACACCAGCATTTCCATCGCAGACTTCCAATTGGCCGTGCGAAATCTTTTGAAAGACGTCGAAGACTCCTACTGGAATCTCGCGTTGGCCTACCGAACTTGGGACGCCGAAGTCGTTTCCCGAGATGCAGCCTTGGGAACGTGGCGAACACTGCGGGCAGATTTGGAAGCCGGACGCCGTTCGATCACCGACGAAGCACAAGCACAGGAAACGTATTTCGACGCGCGTGCTCGGGCGGAGTCGGCACTCGCGGAACTCTACAGCACCGAAGCCCGATTGCGTCGATTGCTGAATCTGCCACCGGGTGACGGCACAATTCTACGTCCGATCGACACGCCCACAACGGCGGAAATTGTTCCAAACTGGGATATCTCGCTCGCCGAGGCCCTCACGAACCGTGTGGAGCTTCGTCGTCAGAAGTGGCAGCTCAAGAGTTTTGAACTCAGTCTGCAAGCGGCCCGAAGTGTGGCTCGACCGCGTTTCGATTTCGTGTCGAGTTACCAAGTCAATATGTTCGGCGACCAACTCTTTGGCAGCATGGACGACGACTCTGGCGACACCATGCAGGGTTTGAACTCGGCCTACGAAACTCTCACGCAAGGCGACCAAACCGGTTGGACGCTGGGATTCGAATTCTTCGTTCCGATCGGATTGCGACTGGCGAAAACGCAGGTTCGCAATCAAGAACTGCAAGTCGCGAAAGCTCGTGCGGCATTGGCGGCACAGGAGTTGGAAGTCAGTCACGAATTGGCTGAGGCATTCCGGCGGTTGGATCGTGCTTACAGAACCGCGAGAACCAACTTCAATCGTCGAGAAGCGTCTCGGAAGCGTTTGGCGGCGACCCGTGCGAGTTACGACGCGGGACGTCAGGAAACGACTGTCGACTTGCTGTTGCGTGCCCAGACCGCCGTGGCTCAGTCGGAAGTGGCGTACTTCCGAAGCTTGATCGAATACAACCAAGCGATTGCGGAAATGCACTACCGTAAAGGTACGTTGTTGATGCAAAACAACGTGCAGTTGGCCGAAGGTGGTTGGGACCCGCAGGCCTATACGATGGCATTGCGACAGGCGTGGGCAAGAACTCATGCATTCGAAGCCGATCCGCTACTGCATTCAACTCCGGAACCGTTCGCGACCGGCGAAACTCAAGAGATGATGCCGTTCACACCGACGGAAGCCATGCAGCCGACGTTGGACGAACTCCTCGCACCACTTCCACCAGAAGTCGGTCCGATTCCGAAGGAAGATTTCCAATTGGACAACCCGGCACCACTCGCCCCCGCTCCCGAACCGGAGTCAGATGACAGGGAGGAAGAACTGATCAACTGGACGTTGCCAGTTCCGTCGACCGAAGGCGAGCAGCACGAAAGTCTCTTTGCGAAGCCTGGCACGGCACGATTAGGGACCGAGTAG
- a CDS encoding SGNH/GDSL hydrolase family protein translates to MSLKFAFSLIGCLLIANLNSTAADEKNPSTRWESTIQKFEQADKKQSPPKGAILFVGSSSIRLWDLENSFPEHTVINRGFGGSEVADSLFYADRIVTKHQPRQVVMYAGDNDIAHNKTPETVARDFRQFVKKVRQELPNVPIAYIAIKPSLSRWKLAETMKEANALIEQQCEANENLEYIDVWNPMIGKDGKPRPELFRDDGLHLNKKGYTLWNSLVEPVLVDE, encoded by the coding sequence ATGAGTCTAAAATTTGCGTTCAGTTTGATCGGTTGTTTGCTGATTGCAAACCTGAATTCGACAGCCGCTGACGAAAAGAACCCCTCGACGCGGTGGGAATCCACGATTCAGAAATTTGAACAAGCCGACAAAAAGCAATCCCCGCCAAAAGGGGCCATTCTCTTTGTGGGCAGTTCGAGCATTCGGTTGTGGGATCTGGAAAATTCCTTCCCAGAGCACACTGTAATCAACCGGGGTTTTGGTGGGTCGGAAGTGGCCGACTCTTTGTTCTACGCCGATCGGATTGTGACCAAACATCAACCCCGGCAGGTGGTCATGTACGCTGGGGACAACGACATTGCTCACAATAAGACGCCGGAGACGGTGGCTCGGGATTTCCGTCAGTTTGTGAAGAAGGTTCGTCAAGAGTTGCCAAACGTGCCGATTGCTTACATCGCGATCAAGCCTTCGTTGAGCCGATGGAAACTGGCGGAGACCATGAAAGAAGCCAACGCCCTTATCGAACAGCAATGCGAGGCGAATGAGAACTTGGAATACATCGATGTGTGGAACCCAATGATCGGCAAAGACGGCAAGCCACGTCCCGAGTTGTTCCGCGATGACGGTTTGCATCTCAACAAAAAGGGGTACACGCTTTGGAATTCCCTTGTCGAACCCGTGTTAGTCGATGAATAA
- a CDS encoding HEAT repeat domain-containing protein, producing the protein MRLSIGTCSGLGAVAVVLCGTVMAQDNATQNQAPPPEPDKVAVARELVDALAHRDPNVRQAAAAAIQGLDGESLRAAVGGLVAVIERGELPYAVVAGSALIELDLSSSPRRPVEDALIDSLYRLMQDRSLQPQRWAIAAQLVRNFAPETAADHPELWAETLANPDRFRAYEVISLIELVASRNAAAVRQAAIDRINARPKSDRTKTDTELRATLKSANQRRQSLVDVRAMLEPALFDILHRRSIDFTEIELDASVVPVGLVGYIRRLPAENRLLVLRTLSDLEADPTLLTSPLLQSMHTANQYVALEAATLIGDLPGHDNSVQSAKQQAVETLANLAVLPGGKVRGAAAGEIGGVGQAAIAVVPRLTAMLSDSDPDVRTGAARSLGDLGPAAEVAIPALQAAIRIEELVSKENTITMQEALKSIKPDDETTDAANSEE; encoded by the coding sequence ATGCGATTGTCGATAGGAACGTGTTCTGGGTTGGGGGCGGTGGCCGTTGTGCTTTGCGGTACCGTCATGGCTCAGGACAACGCAACCCAGAATCAAGCCCCTCCGCCCGAGCCAGATAAAGTCGCTGTGGCACGGGAGCTGGTCGACGCCTTGGCTCACCGCGATCCCAATGTCCGTCAAGCGGCTGCGGCTGCGATTCAAGGACTCGATGGAGAATCGTTGCGGGCGGCAGTGGGAGGTCTTGTCGCTGTCATCGAACGAGGTGAACTGCCATACGCCGTCGTTGCTGGGTCGGCGTTGATCGAACTTGACCTGTCCTCATCTCCACGCAGACCGGTCGAAGATGCGTTGATCGACTCACTCTACCGCTTAATGCAGGACCGAAGTTTGCAGCCGCAACGTTGGGCGATCGCTGCTCAACTCGTGCGAAACTTCGCTCCCGAAACCGCTGCCGATCACCCGGAACTTTGGGCAGAGACTCTCGCGAATCCCGACCGATTCCGTGCCTACGAAGTGATTTCGCTGATCGAATTGGTCGCGAGTCGAAATGCCGCAGCGGTTCGTCAAGCTGCGATCGATCGCATCAATGCCCGTCCCAAATCGGATCGAACCAAGACGGACACCGAGCTGCGTGCAACTTTGAAATCGGCCAATCAACGGCGACAATCCCTGGTGGATGTCCGCGCGATGTTGGAACCCGCGTTGTTCGACATCCTTCATCGACGCTCAATTGATTTCACTGAGATCGAGCTCGATGCCAGTGTCGTTCCCGTGGGATTGGTCGGATACATCCGCCGACTTCCCGCCGAGAATCGATTGCTGGTTCTGCGAACATTGTCCGACCTGGAAGCGGATCCGACATTGCTGACAAGCCCGCTGTTGCAATCGATGCACACCGCAAACCAGTATGTAGCACTCGAGGCTGCAACCCTGATCGGCGACTTGCCGGGACATGACAACTCGGTTCAATCAGCGAAGCAGCAAGCCGTTGAGACGCTTGCCAACTTGGCTGTGCTACCTGGCGGAAAAGTTCGTGGGGCCGCTGCGGGTGAAATTGGCGGAGTCGGCCAGGCAGCAATTGCCGTCGTTCCTCGGTTAACCGCCATGTTGAGCGATTCCGATCCCGATGTCAGGACCGGTGCGGCTCGTTCGCTGGGTGACCTCGGACCAGCAGCAGAGGTTGCGATTCCGGCGTTGCAAGCGGCTATCCGAATCGAGGAACTCGTCAGCAAAGAAAACACGATCACGATGCAGGAAGCATTGAAGTCGATCAAACCAGACGACGAAACCACCGATGCCGCGAATTCAGAGGAATAA
- a CDS encoding trypsin-like peptidase domain-containing protein: MIRRILPYGLCLAFQVVWLSLASASELRQTPIVRAVKRAQASAINIHSEKTASADTLFAPHKSRKVNGMGTGIVIDERGYIATNHHVVKGVDVLRCTLKDGGTYTARVLTYDAAKDLAIIKIEPSTPLPIMPLGTSSDLMLGETVIAVGNAYGYEHTVTCGILSSLSRDVEVNETQSYDNLLQTDASINPGNSGGPLLNMDGDLIGINVAIRAGAQRIGFAIPIDDARETIAQLLSIEQIDGTWHGLLGNSYKKAEERRFEVVTTMVDSPARKAGLKAGDVVLRVGDTPIVDAVDFERAWIGVRPGNQKKVVIRRNGDEKTLSMAIESRAGSGTKPAYGMLASANTDTEIESSTWKTLGLQLAKTNLIQLGSLSSRYRGGMKVTDVRSGSPADRNGIRKGDVLVGLHIWETVNAENVAYVLEHPKLNNFNPLKFYILRGSETLFGHLAIPTEIGQK, encoded by the coding sequence ATGATTAGACGTATTCTGCCATACGGACTCTGTCTGGCGTTCCAAGTCGTGTGGCTGTCGCTCGCGTCGGCTTCGGAACTCCGCCAGACGCCCATTGTCCGGGCTGTCAAACGGGCGCAAGCGTCCGCGATCAATATCCATAGCGAAAAAACTGCCTCGGCGGACACACTTTTCGCCCCGCATAAAAGCCGAAAAGTCAACGGCATGGGGACGGGAATTGTGATCGACGAACGCGGCTACATCGCGACGAACCATCACGTCGTTAAAGGTGTCGACGTCTTGCGTTGCACGCTCAAAGACGGTGGAACTTATACCGCACGTGTTCTCACGTACGATGCCGCCAAAGACTTGGCGATCATCAAAATCGAGCCGAGTACTCCCTTGCCAATTATGCCATTGGGAACCTCGTCGGACTTGATGCTCGGTGAGACCGTGATCGCCGTCGGCAACGCCTATGGTTACGAACATACCGTGACCTGTGGGATTCTCAGTTCGTTGTCGCGAGATGTCGAAGTCAATGAGACTCAATCCTACGACAACCTGCTGCAAACCGATGCCAGCATCAACCCCGGCAACAGCGGCGGGCCGTTGCTCAATATGGATGGCGATCTCATCGGGATCAACGTCGCGATTCGAGCCGGTGCCCAGCGGATTGGTTTTGCAATTCCCATCGATGATGCTCGGGAAACCATCGCTCAGTTGCTCAGCATTGAGCAGATCGACGGCACTTGGCACGGACTATTGGGGAATAGCTACAAAAAGGCTGAGGAACGTCGTTTTGAAGTTGTCACGACGATGGTTGATAGCCCGGCTCGCAAAGCTGGCTTGAAAGCCGGTGATGTCGTGTTGCGTGTTGGCGATACACCGATTGTGGATGCCGTCGACTTTGAACGAGCTTGGATTGGCGTCCGCCCTGGCAACCAGAAAAAGGTTGTGATCCGACGAAACGGCGACGAGAAAACTCTCTCGATGGCCATTGAGAGCCGAGCCGGGAGTGGCACGAAGCCCGCTTACGGAATGCTCGCATCGGCAAATACCGATACCGAAATTGAAAGCAGCACCTGGAAAACGCTGGGCTTGCAATTGGCAAAGACCAACTTGATCCAACTCGGTTCGCTTTCCTCCCGATATCGGGGTGGCATGAAAGTCACGGATGTCCGATCCGGCAGCCCGGCCGATCGGAATGGCATTCGCAAAGGTGATGTCCTGGTCGGACTCCATATCTGGGAAACCGTGAACGCCGAGAACGTGGCCTATGTGCTCGAGCATCCGAAATTGAATAACTTCAACCCGTTGAAGTTCTACATTCTTCGCGGAAGCGAAACCCTGTTCGGTCACTTGGCCATCCCGACGGAAATCGGCCAAAAATAG
- a CDS encoding DUF4349 domain-containing protein, translated as MKTRAIGCLIFLLVGCGASYQSDGAAKYTAAEGGEANADFDAPAGAERAAVAENNGGVDVESAERKIIYEARISLVVDDFEAASKSIQKLVERYEGYLGETSVDRTQGAYRTGRWVARIPVKKFSECLDELAEIGVAERQGQTAQDVTMEYLDVEARIKTKKELEQRILDLLADRDGKLQDVIAAEQELARVRSEIESMEGRLRYLQNRTSFSTVTIDVREEKDYVPPKAPTFSDRIATVWNRSLDSLQDAGLAVVLAAVAFVPWMIPTLLFLLVCYLVLKTVYRKVRHRFFGPADT; from the coding sequence ATGAAAACTCGCGCTATTGGATGTTTGATCTTTTTGCTTGTCGGTTGTGGAGCCAGTTACCAGTCGGACGGTGCCGCGAAATACACCGCAGCCGAGGGGGGCGAGGCTAACGCCGATTTCGATGCCCCAGCGGGTGCTGAGAGAGCGGCCGTTGCTGAGAACAACGGCGGTGTGGATGTCGAATCGGCCGAGCGGAAAATCATCTATGAGGCAAGAATCTCCCTCGTTGTTGACGACTTCGAAGCAGCCAGTAAGAGCATCCAAAAACTGGTCGAACGCTACGAGGGGTATCTCGGTGAAACGTCCGTCGATCGCACTCAAGGGGCCTATCGCACGGGGCGTTGGGTTGCGCGGATTCCGGTCAAAAAGTTTTCGGAATGTCTCGATGAACTTGCCGAGATCGGTGTGGCTGAACGACAAGGCCAGACGGCTCAAGACGTCACAATGGAATACCTGGACGTCGAAGCTCGCATCAAGACCAAGAAAGAATTGGAGCAACGCATTCTTGATTTGCTGGCCGATCGCGATGGAAAACTGCAAGACGTGATCGCTGCCGAGCAGGAGTTGGCTCGCGTGCGGAGTGAGATTGAGTCGATGGAGGGCCGCTTGCGTTATTTGCAGAATCGAACCTCGTTCAGCACCGTCACGATCGATGTTCGCGAAGAGAAAGATTATGTCCCTCCGAAAGCCCCGACGTTTTCCGACCGCATCGCCACGGTGTGGAATCGTTCGCTGGATTCTCTCCAAGACGCGGGCTTGGCGGTCGTCTTGGCAGCGGTCGCGTTCGTGCCTTGGATGATTCCAACACTGCTGTTTTTGCTGGTTTGCTACTTGGTTCTCAAAACGGTGTATCGAAAAGTTCGCCACCGGTTCTTCGGTCCCGCCGACACGTAA
- a CDS encoding YqjF family protein produces MNNTVKIDRGLPGQRPVERVIGYQKWRDLLFVHWTVSSETLRPLIPAGLELDLFDGKAWLGLVPFAMRGVRPWWGPSVPFVSNFLETNVRTYVLLNGEPGVWFFSLDAANSLAVRIARSRWALPYFRAQMSLQQTSGGIRYSGQRLWPEPSDASYTISAELSPDQPKPAEIGTLEHFLVERYLLFAVHRSGEIYRGQVHHTPYEIQPATVMQCEENLSVAAGLPPCKEIAHACFSSGVDVEIFPLRAQKYSSRGR; encoded by the coding sequence ATGAATAACACCGTCAAAATCGACCGAGGATTACCGGGACAACGTCCAGTTGAACGCGTCATTGGCTACCAAAAATGGCGCGATTTATTGTTCGTTCACTGGACCGTCTCTTCCGAGACATTGCGACCGCTGATTCCCGCTGGCTTGGAGCTTGACTTGTTCGACGGGAAAGCGTGGTTGGGTTTGGTTCCGTTTGCGATGCGGGGTGTCCGACCCTGGTGGGGTCCGTCGGTTCCGTTCGTTTCGAACTTCTTGGAAACGAACGTGCGAACCTACGTGTTGCTCAATGGTGAGCCGGGCGTGTGGTTTTTCAGTCTGGACGCCGCCAACTCTTTGGCTGTTCGCATTGCCCGATCACGGTGGGCGTTGCCATATTTCCGGGCCCAAATGAGCCTGCAGCAAACGAGCGGCGGCATTCGTTACTCGGGGCAGCGGTTGTGGCCGGAACCGTCCGATGCTTCGTATACGATTTCGGCGGAGCTTTCGCCGGACCAACCGAAGCCCGCAGAAATTGGCACGCTGGAACACTTTCTCGTCGAACGCTATCTCCTTTTCGCGGTACATCGCAGTGGAGAGATTTACCGCGGGCAGGTCCATCATACGCCCTACGAAATTCAGCCTGCGACAGTCATGCAATGCGAGGAGAACTTGAGCGTCGCCGCCGGTTTGCCGCCTTGCAAGGAGATTGCACACGCTTGCTTTTCGTCGGGTGTGGATGTCGAGATTTTTCCGTTGCGAGCACAGAAATACTCAAGTCGCGGTCGGTGA
- the thiL gene encoding thiamine-phosphate kinase — MNEFDWINAFRARMPAHPRVPLGIGDDAAIVSSASGDRLAMAVDTLIEGVHFVFDENPDYPPATPELAGRKALAVNLSDLAAMAAHPLAAVVGVVFDRRRGADFASRVMNGVRELAEEFDMAIVGGDTNTWNGPLMISVTVLGESATPMITRNGSQVGDLIGVTGPLGGSRFGHHLKFTPRIRESHQLRTALDIHAMIDVSDGLSSDLRHLLDAANVGARVEAEAIPLKPECDHWQNAFEDGEDFELLFTVAASDGPRLPTCKVPIHVIGTIEEPSVQELIVAGVAQPFPDGGWNHRFD, encoded by the coding sequence ATGAACGAGTTTGACTGGATCAACGCATTCCGAGCCCGCATGCCAGCTCATCCGCGTGTGCCATTGGGGATCGGTGACGACGCCGCCATCGTCTCTTCCGCCTCAGGTGACCGCTTGGCGATGGCTGTCGATACGCTCATCGAGGGCGTGCATTTTGTTTTCGATGAAAATCCCGACTATCCCCCCGCAACGCCGGAACTTGCCGGTCGCAAGGCACTGGCAGTGAACCTGAGCGATCTCGCAGCGATGGCGGCTCATCCACTTGCGGCAGTGGTGGGTGTCGTTTTCGATCGTCGGCGGGGTGCCGATTTCGCCAGCCGAGTGATGAACGGTGTCCGTGAACTTGCCGAAGAATTTGATATGGCCATTGTCGGTGGTGACACGAATACCTGGAACGGGCCGCTGATGATTAGTGTCACCGTCTTGGGGGAATCGGCCACGCCCATGATCACCCGGAACGGTTCACAAGTTGGCGACTTAATCGGTGTCACCGGCCCATTGGGTGGAAGTCGGTTTGGTCACCATCTGAAATTCACGCCACGAATTCGCGAATCTCACCAACTACGGACAGCACTCGATATTCACGCCATGATCGACGTGAGCGACGGACTGTCCTCCGATTTACGACACCTACTTGATGCCGCCAATGTGGGAGCGAGAGTCGAGGCGGAGGCCATTCCGCTCAAACCCGAGTGTGATCACTGGCAGAACGCCTTCGAAGACGGGGAAGACTTCGAACTGCTTTTCACCGTAGCGGCGTCGGACGGTCCACGTCTTCCGACTTGCAAGGTTCCAATTCATGTTATTGGGACCATCGAGGAACCGTCAGTTCAGGAGTTGATTGTCGCGGGAGTTGCCCAACCATTCCCCGACGGTGGATGGAACCATCGGTTCGACTAG